In Ananas comosus cultivar F153 linkage group 7, ASM154086v1, whole genome shotgun sequence, the sequence TAGTTTTGGGCACCCTGTAAAGATTTAGTAAATCTTTAGAGATCGAATTCTTAGAAATTATCAGTATCAAAATTAGTTTTTGTTTATATAATCACCTTTTTGGCGCTTTTCGATTTGAAAAGTTGTATTCATATTTGTAGTTTCATTCCCGGCTCATTATAATCACGTACAATTGAATAGAAGATCATAAGGCTAcacatttttataaaatacagaATAATAAAGTACAAATAATTGCTACTATATTTAGCGATGGTGAGTACTTGTGACGAAACAAGAATAAAATCAGTGATAAGATCATGAGGGCTCTGGCTAATCAATTCTAttaccaaatataataattcgCTACACtaatatgtattatttattgAATTCAAATCAttagttcaaaatatttaaactcagTTATTTGTGACCGAGAATctgatcttaatttttttaacatacaATTTCTTTTCACCAGAGCATAGGCAAATTGAAACCCAGGGGCAATTTCGGAAAAAAAATCGAATCCCAAAAATTACACCGCGCACACACAAAACCCACCGCTCCCTTCCATGTAACAGTTACATATCACTGAGGCGGTAATTGTTGCCTGCACCAGGTGTATCTATACATATCCTGCACCACACACTTGATCAATATATACTAGagtaattacatatatatatatatatatatatatatattattgaaaagTTATcgacttttttatatatttcttttagaaggctaatattaaaatacatttttaatatttcacattatttcaaatatatttttagagttaaattctgtctCAGTGAACTTTTAGAAACAACCGtgatctctataaaattacagtTGAACAACTTAGAACCGAATTAAGTTTATCCTATTTTAAGTTTAGAATTGAAAAATTTTggtcaaaaaatttgaaaatcttaTCAAAATATATTAGCAATTTTTTCATaactttaattactttttagtaaataaagctATGTATATCAATTTCTAACTTGAGTAAATATGAAACTCAAATAAAACCAacaaataaagaacaaaaaaaaagatgatggcGCAATCTCAGAAtacatatagttgaggggtctccgtacatttttCACCCTCGTAATGTGATATAAAACCGTTACACCGAAAATCCTTAGCTCAGAATCGTAAGACGTGTCTTTTCCACGAATCCTTGTCACTCCCGAAAACGTgctcatataatttaatatgcgCATTCACGACATCCGTCCGATCAATTCCGAGTACTTTAATCGAACGGTTATTTACGTTCTCCGTAGAGACTAATTATGCGGACGCGAGGAATAATTGCTGGAGGAGGACATATTTGCTTCTCTTCTTTTATAAAAGGAGAGGAATCTCTTTTCCTCTGATATTTTCATTTTCgtgagaccccctcaactatatattattttaaattgcgTCCTacaatatataagcaattgccccttttaattaacatatcttctttttttaaaagtaaatatgataattaatagtttatagagtaaaaaaatttaataaaatttttaatttaagtactTTAGGGGATGGAAAATAATGCCTCATCTGAGATGCGCTAAactaatttaaagtaaaaagtttttaaaataaaaatttaggagAAAAGAGAAAGTTGAAGGGTCCATTTCTAAATATACCATAGTTGTGGGTTCTTATTATAAATAACCatttcctctcctttttttaattttattattatattattccttttttatttattttaattgatttaatttaatttaaagtcaccactctctcctcctttctttctctctcctctctctctctctctctgtacgaGAAGAGGTGAAGGGCGAAGGAGACCCCTCGCCACGATTTCCGAGGCTTCGGAGGCGAATTTGGAGGTACgatctctcctctcctcctatTTCGATCTCTCCTAGCTCTGATTCCGCGGTAGGATCTCGATTTGTGATGCGTTGTACCTCTCCTTTGTTGTGAATGGTCTCGGTTCTAGGGTTTTACTCTGATTTTTGTGAGAATTAGGGTATTGTTCTGATTGGAATAGGTTTAATGGTGCTTTATGGAGTGTATGGATTGGCGGAGAAGGAGAATTGCTCTAGGGTGGATCGTGGAAGGGCTTTTTATGCATCGTTTGATGGTTAGCATGGGTTAGGGTGTAAAAAGTTTGATAGATAATTCGATTGCTAAGACGAGGATGGTGGAATAGGGCTCAGTAGGTTTCTGAGTGATGCGGCGATCTCGGATAGAGCATAATTCTAAGATAGTTTACATATCGTTTGGAATTGAAGTAGGTGCTATAATAAATCCCTAATTGAGGCTTTGTGTTGGTTAGTTCTAGCATAATTGAGAAATAGTGTCATTGTTGGTTCAGAGTGTTTTTGGAGTTCTTAGTGATCAGAGGTAATTAGTCTTTTGATAAAATGGGTCAGCTCAACAATTGTAAGAGTGATGCGGATTATTCAGTTAAGAGCACAGCACATTgttgaacaaaaaaattattttgctgGGGCTGGATGAACAGCAAGATGACTGTCCCCTTTTCCGGTAGTTTTGCAAGGCTACAGTCTATTGTTCCCTTGGAAAGAAGTTTCATGCTGGCTTTTTAAGCTACCTGATTTGATCCTTCTATGTTGACATGCTGGGGTCTGATTGGTGGGACTTACAACTTAGCTTAGATTGCATTAGAGGCTCAAGGGATCTCTAATGGTTTAAATTGTTATACTTGTTGTCTGTTGGCTTCGGAATGTTTGGATTATAGGAAGGTTAGATGGAAGCTGACTCAATACTTGAACACTAAAGTTTCTCTTTCTTGGGTTTAGATGGATTCTGGTATTTTTCTCTTATCCTTGTAGGACTCTGGCTTATGAGCTGTTGCTAATCTTTCTACAAAGACTGAGGAGAGTACTACACTGTCTATTTTCTTCCTGAGGACCAGGTCCTCAACTATCTGGTTGCAGTGGAATGATTAAGGTTCATTTCCTAATGTTTTGTTGCAGAATTAGAAACATCGTTGACTTCTAGTAACAATTGGTATCGTATATAATGAAGACTTATTTGAGTAAGTGCTTttgattttaaaacaaaaagaatcatGTAGCATCTAGTGTTAAAAGTTTTGATTGCAATAGACATCTATAGATTGTGGAGAAGATTAGCATAGTTAGGTGTGTGGATGTCTCACTGATCTTAGATTAAACATTAAGCAGGTTAGGCCTATATGAAGTATTAACATCATGCTTGAGATTGACTTGGACTCTTTCTCGTTTACTTTTCTTACTTCAATTAAGACTATAAGAATGACATAGAGACTTCTGTATTGCATGTCTCAGGGTTGGGTTAAATGTGGATATTCTAAAATTTGActttagctattttgtattgtttTGTCAAATTGTCAGTTCTGAGAATAGGCTAATTGAAGATCATCTAAATTCTTGTAATGTTCAATTAAGTTAGACAGCTGTAGTAAAAAATCAAGAACAAATATTGGATGATAAATGGTGTCAATACTCAAGCTAAATGTGACGCCctacttcccagggggtcacctatcctaggaTTACTTtagtcctagcacgcttaactcttttaaccttttgggcctaatcaccgcccaaaatgctgtagccgagttaagagttttagtcctattatatcatatatgtaGGACTACTTGGGGTCTCACACCAAAGCTTTTGTAGTTTTCACTTGGAATGTTGCCTCCATTTACTGAGTGGTGAATGGTGCAGTTTACCACGATTAGCTgtcctaaattatttttttcctgtaTGACCATTATCATTAGATATATAGAGTTATCTTAATAGACAATTTGATCTATGTAAAACTGGTTCAAGTTTAGAAAGGATGAAAACAGTTGTGGTCCTCTAATAagtattaattttgataatattatGACATGGAAAGATCTTATAATGCATTATTCATGCTTTGAAGATAGAAGGCTTAAAAGTCTGGTTAAAGTATTTTCTGTGGTGGAGCAATTCATCTCTGTTTTCATATATGGGAAGCTAATCAACTTTCTGATTTTTGGCAATACTTTTGTTTGAGATATCTTGCTAAACTAAACAGTCTTGAGAGTCTGTGTGGACAATTGCTTGTTGCAGTATTCTTTAGATCTCTAATTGTCTTGCCTTTTATGCCAgcttattatgaaaaaaaagcAGAGTTCTTCTATTTCCAGTTAAGTAACGACTGGAAGAATCAGCTAGATTAGTACAAAAATGGGTGGTTGCTGTTGCTGTTCATCTACAAGAGCTGAATCTGATAGAGAACGATCTTATTTCTATGTAAGTAGTTCCTTTTATCTGAGTTGTGTTTTCCATTTTTAACTGCAGAGCAGTAAATTTCAGTCTATATGTATATgctttgagcttaaatttattACTGCCTGCTTTTAATGATTTTATGTTTATTCATGTAAGTgttcttttcttgcattttgTTCCCAAGTGATTGCAACTGAAAAACCTTGCCCTTTCTCCCTCCGAATTGCTACGTGTTGTAATTTGACAGGTTCTTCATCATAAGTAAGCTTTGAATTCCTTATGGTGGGATGTAAAGTTCAAGTTCATCATATCTACTTTCTTTTCGATGCATTTTACTGGGGGTTGAGGGTAAGTGAGTTTGTATTGTACTTGAAAACATAAGCACATTTATGTGTCTAGTACAATGCAGTCTTTTAAGCTGTTGATTCTAGGTATTATCAGAGGTGCATTTGTTTGTCTTCAAAATATGTAGAGACAGCTATGTGGATTTGGCAGCTGGCATTTACCCAGACATTTATTATCTTAGTAACACAGGTTGATGCTTGATTAGCACCCAAAGTGTATAAGATAAAAAATCTGTGTTGAAGAgctatttgtttgcatataagaACTTTTGTTCTGCTTTACAACTTATAATTGAATATTGTGCTAAGTTGGCTAGGCTGGTTTGAACATTTTTGAGATCTCACCTTAGAGAGTCATATTCTTGATTGATTTGAATGATAAAACTCTTTACTCTTGTCAGAAAATGCAGCCTTTGAATCCTGTTTTTCTTTTGCCCTTTGCACCAGCATAATGGAGCAATATATATCTGTTAAGGTTTAATGCACATAAATTGATATTGGCATGTTTAATCTAAGTTGCATCTAAGTTCTTCAGATCACACTGTTGGCTCTCTGGTTTAGAGAAATCCATTAAAATGTTAATTATTTATGTAAGAAACTGATTAAGAAACTCTTTGATTCTCTCTCCAGTGTCCACAAGATTTAGAAGAGCATGATCCACTATCTTCCACACATGCTGTGCCATCTTCAGTCTCTGCAGGATTTCTTGTGGACACAGATCGCGATTCATCTACTCCAGATACGTACCAAGCTCCGCCTAGACCATTGCCTTACAATGTGGATTTGAGCTCACAAATTGCAGGAAATATCCAAAATGGTGGTAATAAAATGAGATGCTTATCAATACACCtctgcaaaattatctatttacgcATGTATAAATATCTGCAATATCTGAGCTTTTCTACATGGActtcaacttttttcttttcttatgaATTGGATGACTCCCTTTAAGGTAAGGTTACTTTTGAAAGAAATTGTACTTTTGTGCGGTAATTCAGATTTATAATGTTGTTTGTAAACAGATGGTGTagcttaaaatataaatgtaaaggCCCCTAACAAAGTGATTCATGTATTCATTCAGTGAGAAGATTACTAACCAACTGGAAACTGATGGCAGTTTTGAAATTTCAGATATACGTGGCGATTTGGAGAAGGTGGATTCCAAAGGCAAACCTGATCAAGATCAGGAGTCTCTTCAGTTGGAAGAAGATCAATCTTGTGATGTGAAAAAACCTGTTGATCCAGCTAACGACGATGAGGAGGATGTTTGCCCCATTTGTCTTGAAGGtaacttcttttattttcttcagtTTATAGGTACACTTTCTGACACAAGCCTAAGCCGGGATAGGGAGGAAAGAAGTATGAGGATGGAAAGAGAGATACACGAAAAACATAATTCTTTGACATCAACTGAGTAGTCGAAATTCGTAGACTTTCTATAGGGTCGATACCTGAATACTACTATGACTGAAGATAACAAATtctaatatttctttaaatCTAAACTGatcaaaaataatcaaataaccg encodes:
- the LOC109713314 gene encoding probable E3 ubiquitin-protein ligase RHB1A isoform X2 — translated: MGGCCCCSSTRAESDRERSYFYCPQDLEEHDPLSSTHAVPSSVSAGFLVDTDRDSSTPDTYQAPPRPLPYNVDLSSQIAGNIQNGDIRGDLEKVDSKGKPDQDQESLQLEEDQSCDVKKPVDPANDDEEDVCPICLEEYDAENPRMLTKCEHHFHLCCILEWMERSDTCPVCDQITMIDEMYNE
- the LOC109713314 gene encoding probable E3 ubiquitin-protein ligase RHB1A isoform X3 translates to MVGCKVQVHHIYFLFDAFYWGLRCPQDLEEHDPLSSTHAVPSSVSAGFLVDTDRDSSTPDTYQAPPRPLPYNVDLSSQIAGNIQNDIRGDLEKVDSKGKPDQDQESLQLEEDQSCDVKKPVDPANDDEEDVCPICLEEYDAENPRMLTKCEHHFHLCCILEWMERSDTCPVCDQITMIDEMYNE
- the LOC109713314 gene encoding probable E3 ubiquitin-protein ligase RHB1A isoform X1, whose amino-acid sequence is MVGCKVQVHHIYFLFDAFYWGLRCPQDLEEHDPLSSTHAVPSSVSAGFLVDTDRDSSTPDTYQAPPRPLPYNVDLSSQIAGNIQNGDIRGDLEKVDSKGKPDQDQESLQLEEDQSCDVKKPVDPANDDEEDVCPICLEEYDAENPRMLTKCEHHFHLCCILEWMERSDTCPVCDQITMIDEMYNE